The following are encoded in a window of Brockia lithotrophica genomic DNA:
- a CDS encoding bifunctional phosphopantothenoylcysteine decarboxylase/phosphopantothenate synthase has protein sequence MGAEGPRRQIGGTVVVGVTGSIAAFKAVSLVSLLHKAGYEVEVILTRGAERFVTPLTFQVMARGRVYTDVFREERPEEIAHIAVADRASLFVVAPATAHVLAKLACGLADDFLSTALLAARTPVILAPAMNVHMYAHPVVQDNIARLRRLGYTILEPASGPLACGYEGKGRMPEPEEIFAFVDDVLQGRTVLPIPNSGVPPAPEGANLGSPPASEGGSFFSGKFVLLTVGATQEPLDPVRFLSNRSSGKMGFALAEAALRRGARVVVVAGATSVPPPPGVEVRRALRTEDMLHAVEELFPAADVFIAAAAVADYRPKSVALQKIKKGNRLVLELEPTPDILMEMGKRRRSDQVLVGFAAETENLEANARDKLVRKNLDFLVLNDVSRADVGFEADENEVVLYDRWGGRFTFPREDKRVLADKLLETIAARLAAVR, from the coding sequence GTGGGCGCGGAGGGACCTCGAAGGCAGATTGGGGGAACGGTTGTCGTCGGCGTCACCGGAAGCATTGCGGCGTTTAAGGCCGTAAGCCTCGTGAGCCTTTTGCACAAGGCCGGTTACGAGGTCGAAGTGATCCTCACGCGGGGGGCCGAGCGCTTCGTCACGCCCCTCACGTTTCAGGTCATGGCACGCGGACGGGTGTACACGGACGTCTTCCGCGAGGAGCGCCCCGAGGAAATCGCCCACATCGCCGTTGCGGACCGCGCCTCTCTCTTCGTCGTAGCCCCTGCTACGGCACACGTCCTCGCCAAACTCGCCTGTGGCCTTGCAGACGACTTCCTCTCCACCGCCCTTCTCGCCGCGCGAACGCCGGTGATCCTCGCCCCCGCAATGAACGTTCACATGTATGCCCACCCGGTCGTCCAGGACAACATCGCGCGCCTTCGGCGGTTGGGGTACACGATTCTCGAACCGGCGAGCGGACCCTTGGCGTGCGGGTACGAGGGGAAGGGACGGATGCCCGAGCCGGAGGAGATTTTCGCCTTTGTAGACGACGTCCTTCAAGGACGGACCGTGCTCCCGATTCCCAATTCCGGCGTCCCCCCTGCCCCCGAAGGCGCCAATCTCGGATCCCCTCCCGCATCCGAAGGAGGCTCCTTTTTCTCGGGGAAGTTCGTCCTCCTCACCGTAGGTGCGACGCAGGAACCCCTCGATCCCGTAAGGTTTCTTTCTAACCGTTCTTCGGGAAAGATGGGCTTTGCCTTGGCCGAGGCCGCCCTTCGTCGCGGTGCGCGCGTCGTCGTCGTGGCCGGCGCCACCTCCGTGCCTCCACCTCCTGGCGTAGAGGTGCGGCGGGCCCTTCGGACGGAGGACATGCTGCACGCCGTAGAGGAGCTCTTTCCCGCGGCAGACGTGTTCATCGCCGCTGCCGCCGTGGCGGACTACCGTCCCAAGTCCGTCGCCCTGCAAAAGATCAAAAAGGGGAACCGCCTCGTCCTCGAACTCGAACCCACGCCGGATATCCTCATGGAAATGGGAAAGAGGCGAAGGAGCGACCAAGTGCTCGTCGGATTTGCCGCCGAGACGGAAAACCTCGAGGCGAACGCCCGAGATAAGCTCGTACGGAAAAACCTCGACTTTCTCGTGCTCAACGACGTCTCCCGTGCGGACGTGGGCTTTGAGGCCGACGAAAACGAAGTCGTCCTGTACGACCGGTGGGGAGGAAGGTTTACGTTCCCCCGGGAGGACAAGCGCGTTTTGGCCGACAAACTCTTGGAGACGATCGCCGCACGCCTCGCCGCCGTACGCTGA
- the rpoZ gene encoding DNA-directed RNA polymerase subunit omega, whose translation MRYPPIDELVARAGSKYLLTVIAARRARQILEEFRVRGTEDDPPPRPVSQALEEFYQGKLRVILPDGSGDPSGRSA comes from the coding sequence ATGCGGTATCCGCCGATCGACGAACTCGTCGCTCGGGCGGGAAGCAAGTACCTGCTCACCGTCATTGCCGCCCGGCGGGCGCGTCAGATCCTCGAGGAGTTTCGCGTACGGGGAACCGAAGACGATCCTCCGCCGCGCCCGGTGAGTCAGGCGCTCGAGGAATTCTACCAGGGGAAGCTTCGCGTCATCCTTCCGGACGGAAGCGGCGACCCTTCCGGCCGCTCCGCGTAA
- the gmk gene encoding guanylate kinase, with product MPEPHWGLLIVLSGPSGVGKGTVSARLRERAPELIYSVSVTSRAPRPGEVEGVNYFFRSRETFLRMVAEDAFLEWAEYVNNLYGTPKDFVVQNLREGRDVLLEIEVQGALQVRERFPAGIFIFLVPPSWEELRRRISGRGTEEDAEIAARLEKSWEELQMARHYDYIVVNDDVDRAVDRILAIITAEHLRAERMLRRVEQWLVHEGGGRPPFSS from the coding sequence GTGCCGGAACCGCACTGGGGACTTCTCATCGTCTTGTCCGGGCCTTCCGGCGTAGGAAAGGGGACGGTGAGCGCGAGGCTTAGGGAACGCGCTCCGGAGCTCATCTACTCCGTGTCCGTGACGAGCCGTGCCCCTCGGCCCGGGGAAGTCGAGGGAGTGAACTACTTCTTTCGCTCGCGGGAGACGTTCCTTCGCATGGTCGCCGAGGATGCCTTCCTCGAGTGGGCGGAGTACGTGAACAACCTCTACGGGACCCCAAAGGACTTCGTCGTACAGAACTTACGGGAGGGCCGCGACGTCCTCTTGGAAATCGAAGTCCAGGGGGCCCTCCAGGTACGGGAACGGTTTCCCGCGGGGATTTTCATCTTCCTCGTCCCCCCTTCTTGGGAAGAGCTCCGGCGGCGGATTTCGGGCCGGGGAACGGAGGAAGATGCGGAAATCGCCGCCCGCCTGGAGAAGTCTTGGGAAGAACTCCAAATGGCCCGCCATTACGACTACATCGTCGTGAACGACGACGTAGACCGCGCCGTAGACCGGATTCTCGCCATCATCACGGCAGAACACCTGCGGGCGGAGCGGATGCTCCGTCGCGTCGAGCAGTGGCTCGTCCACGAAGGCGGTGGGCGACCGCCGTTTTCTTCGTAG
- a CDS encoding cation-translocating P-type ATPase produces the protein MHAPLSRTPLEHLLRELRVDPRVGLSSREAEARRAHYGPNSLEDGRRRSWWFAFLEQFKDFMLLVLLGATLLSALLGEYVDAVLILAVVLLNGFLGFFQGYRTEKTLAALRDLTAPSCRVLRDGRLSVVPAESLVPGDVVVVEAGERVPADLRLWEAEGVHVDESLLTGESVPVAKHVEREEADEHGILFMGTLLVRGSATGIVVATGKATAMGRIARLLKDSEPDAPPLVRRMNELGKVFVVGALALIAAVLLLGGQTGTPFPELLLTGVTLAVAAIPEGLPAIVAVVLTLGVYRMARENALVRRLHAVETLGSTTFIATDKTGTLTQNRMRAVLLAVPGAVYHVREEDDGEAMLVRSGVPIAVHSEDVRVALTILALANRRHEVFEGGVPLSSGSPLRAPDEVSRGSTFMPPSPSDNSESLLGTEFSSSDTRIFRGDPMELALWEFAKKLGVRPEGLFSRYARVDEVPFDHHTRYMAVLYRSIAEDLWAVKGSPEAVLRRSSSVLVGSDVRPLTDRTRSALLSEVDRLSRDGYRVLALAYRRIPRFRGSREDLEGKLVFVGFVGLIDPPRPEVREALARVRGAGIRVAMVTGDHPETAERIAKDIGLWEEGSLTLTGRDLYTFSDKALAERLPYVRVFARVSPEHKLRIVEILKREGHVVAMTGDGVNDAPAIRAADVGIAMGRGGTDVAKEAADLILLDDNFATIARAVEEGRAIFENIRAFVRFVLTANVAEVFLVFGAILAGTALPLSPLMLLWINFLTEGLPALALGLEGRDPEVMERPPRPPHEGLFARGLGLTILVGGLLVGGLALAVFLRYLETQGLSEARAAAFWALVAGQLFVIFDRSEGYGRFERNPLLFLAFLASMGLAALVVAVPSAAGLFRIAPLSPTDMVFLAGAALVPSLLLHAARRAYRRYVRRMKRQKGLGR, from the coding sequence ATGCACGCCCCGCTTTCCCGCACGCCCTTGGAACACCTCCTCCGCGAGCTTCGCGTCGACCCGCGAGTCGGACTGTCGTCACGGGAGGCAGAAGCGCGCCGTGCGCACTACGGTCCGAACAGCCTTGAGGACGGCCGACGCCGTTCGTGGTGGTTTGCGTTCCTCGAGCAGTTCAAGGATTTCATGCTTCTCGTGCTCCTTGGGGCGACGCTCCTTTCCGCGCTCCTCGGGGAGTACGTGGACGCGGTCCTGATCCTCGCCGTCGTGCTCCTGAACGGGTTTCTCGGGTTCTTTCAAGGGTACCGGACGGAAAAGACGCTCGCAGCCTTGCGCGACCTCACGGCACCATCGTGTCGGGTGCTAAGAGACGGCAGGCTCTCCGTCGTCCCCGCGGAATCCCTAGTTCCGGGAGACGTCGTCGTCGTAGAGGCGGGGGAACGGGTCCCCGCGGATCTCCGCCTTTGGGAAGCGGAAGGGGTGCACGTAGACGAATCCTTGCTCACGGGAGAAAGCGTCCCGGTTGCCAAGCATGTGGAACGCGAAGAAGCCGACGAGCACGGAATCCTCTTTATGGGAACGCTTCTCGTCCGCGGTTCGGCGACGGGGATCGTCGTGGCGACGGGCAAGGCGACGGCCATGGGGCGAATCGCACGGCTTCTCAAAGACTCGGAACCCGATGCCCCGCCACTCGTACGCCGGATGAACGAATTGGGCAAGGTGTTTGTGGTCGGCGCCCTGGCGCTCATCGCCGCCGTTCTCCTCCTCGGCGGTCAGACGGGCACGCCCTTTCCTGAACTCCTCCTTACGGGGGTGACGCTTGCCGTGGCGGCCATCCCCGAGGGCCTTCCGGCCATCGTCGCCGTCGTCCTCACCCTCGGGGTGTACCGTATGGCGCGGGAAAATGCTCTCGTACGTCGACTTCACGCCGTAGAAACCTTGGGGTCTACGACGTTCATCGCCACGGACAAGACGGGAACACTCACACAAAACCGAATGCGCGCCGTCCTCCTCGCCGTGCCCGGAGCGGTGTACCACGTGCGGGAGGAAGACGACGGTGAGGCGATGCTCGTTCGCAGCGGCGTACCCATCGCCGTACATTCTGAAGACGTCCGGGTCGCCCTTACCATCCTCGCCCTCGCCAACCGCCGGCACGAGGTGTTCGAGGGCGGAGTTCCGCTTTCTTCGGGGTCACCCCTTCGGGCGCCGGACGAAGTGTCCCGCGGCTCCACCTTTATGCCGCCTTCTCCGTCGGACAACTCGGAATCCCTTTTGGGAACAGAGTTCTCCTCTTCGGATACGCGGATCTTCCGCGGGGATCCCATGGAGCTCGCCCTTTGGGAATTCGCAAAAAAGCTCGGCGTCCGTCCCGAAGGCCTCTTTTCCCGCTACGCGCGCGTGGACGAAGTCCCCTTTGACCACCATACGCGCTACATGGCGGTGCTCTACCGCAGTATTGCAGAAGACCTGTGGGCGGTCAAGGGATCGCCTGAGGCGGTACTTCGCCGCTCTTCTTCCGTACTCGTCGGATCGGACGTTCGTCCGCTCACGGATCGCACCCGCTCCGCCTTGCTCTCCGAGGTAGATCGGCTGAGCCGAGACGGGTACCGCGTGCTTGCCCTCGCCTACCGGAGAATCCCCCGCTTTCGCGGTTCCCGCGAGGACCTCGAAGGGAAGCTCGTCTTCGTCGGCTTCGTCGGGCTAATCGATCCGCCGCGTCCGGAGGTTCGGGAGGCGCTCGCCCGCGTCCGCGGTGCGGGGATTCGCGTGGCCATGGTGACGGGGGACCACCCGGAGACAGCGGAACGCATCGCCAAAGACATCGGATTGTGGGAAGAAGGTTCCTTGACTTTGACGGGCCGGGACCTCTATACTTTTTCGGACAAGGCATTGGCGGAGAGGCTGCCGTACGTCCGCGTGTTCGCGCGCGTGAGCCCCGAACACAAGCTGCGCATCGTGGAAATCTTGAAGCGCGAAGGGCACGTCGTGGCGATGACGGGCGACGGCGTAAACGACGCTCCGGCGATTCGGGCGGCCGACGTGGGGATTGCCATGGGGCGCGGGGGCACGGACGTGGCCAAAGAGGCGGCGGACCTCATCCTCCTAGACGATAACTTCGCGACGATCGCACGTGCCGTCGAAGAAGGACGGGCGATCTTCGAAAACATCCGCGCCTTTGTCCGCTTCGTCCTTACGGCAAACGTCGCCGAGGTGTTTCTCGTCTTCGGGGCAATCCTCGCGGGGACGGCACTCCCCCTGTCGCCGCTCATGCTTTTGTGGATCAACTTTCTCACGGAAGGGCTTCCCGCCCTCGCTTTAGGGTTGGAGGGGCGGGATCCGGAGGTCATGGAGCGCCCTCCGCGCCCGCCGCACGAAGGTCTCTTTGCCCGCGGACTCGGCCTCACGATCCTCGTAGGCGGGCTTCTCGTCGGCGGACTTGCACTGGCCGTATTCCTGCGTTACCTTGAAACACAAGGGCTCTCCGAGGCACGCGCTGCGGCCTTTTGGGCCCTCGTTGCCGGGCAGCTCTTCGTGATCTTCGATCGATCCGAGGGGTACGGACGGTTTGAACGCAACCCCCTCCTCTTCCTCGCATTCCTCGCCTCTATGGGGCTTGCGGCGCTCGTCGTCGCCGTCCCCTCCGCGGCGGGACTCTTTCGCATCGCTCCTCTCTCGCCGACGGACATGGTCTTTCTCGCCGGCGCGGCGCTCGTTCCTTCGCTTCTCTTGCACGCGGCGCGCCGCGCGTACCGCCGCTACGTGCGACGGATGAAGAGGCAAAAGGGCCTGGGGAGGTGA
- a CDS encoding Rqc2 family fibronectin-binding protein, whose protein sequence is MLDGLGIARLLSELTPHLGRRIYRVEFADSRIFLIVHAGGSLVFFLDPEAPLFFALSSEDDLGKELLRTAQAVRKETPQLAARLLPWRRALEGGILVRAEQLARDRVFALGVDMRSQTGERRLLRLVAELVPRYANLLLVDEKGGILAVFRPVDAGMSRYRRLVPGGRYTPPPPLSLPDPLQFTPAELAARIRESRNAEDLRKIGAGIGRDTAYALWSHIAPALRDPDFEEAALGERTYRLLHDAVAGKAPAAFAVPETGGRPHLSPVPPPPPLPSGTGEDTALPRLPGDASLKWGEAPTMHDAVRRVFLSLRESRAEERRTRLLRRLEERGEFLARQRQELERIVREGEEAEREREAGELLLAYAAHVPPGAASVLLPPPGEGGEPREIPLDPTLDAAGNAALYFTRYRKKKNAARHAAQRLKDVRAEEDYLASLRLALLTGDEKDLNEVEEEMRAQGLLGKRASRQAEAEKDHPIAEGEKPRGGKKGGSRKSEALPQPLRLRSSTGTEIWVGRNNAQNDALTFRLADRRDVWLHARGIPGAHVVVRSPAPDPATLEEAALLAAYFSTGRDSGSVAVDVTDVRSVRKPRGARPGFVTYRNEKTLHVAVDVERVRRLLERSEESTGSRTSAPPEENAPRGKSEE, encoded by the coding sequence ATGCTCGACGGCCTCGGAATTGCCCGACTTCTGTCCGAACTCACCCCGCATCTCGGCCGCAGAATCTACCGCGTGGAGTTCGCCGATTCCCGGATATTCCTCATCGTCCACGCAGGGGGGAGCCTCGTCTTTTTCCTCGATCCGGAAGCCCCCCTCTTTTTCGCCCTGTCCTCCGAAGACGATCTCGGCAAAGAACTCCTCCGTACGGCGCAGGCGGTACGCAAGGAGACCCCGCAACTCGCTGCTCGCCTCCTCCCGTGGCGCCGCGCCCTCGAAGGCGGCATTCTTGTCCGGGCGGAACAACTCGCCCGTGACCGCGTCTTCGCTCTCGGCGTGGACATGCGAAGCCAAACGGGAGAACGTCGACTCCTCCGCCTCGTAGCCGAACTCGTCCCGCGCTACGCCAACCTTCTCCTCGTCGACGAAAAGGGAGGGATCCTCGCCGTCTTCCGCCCCGTAGACGCGGGGATGTCTCGATACCGACGTCTCGTTCCCGGCGGGCGCTACACCCCCCCTCCTCCCCTCTCCCTTCCCGACCCCCTCCAGTTCACCCCCGCGGAGCTCGCAGCGCGCATTCGGGAAAGCCGGAACGCCGAAGACCTCCGCAAGATCGGAGCGGGGATCGGCCGCGATACGGCCTACGCCCTCTGGAGCCACATCGCACCCGCGCTCCGGGATCCCGACTTCGAAGAAGCTGCTTTGGGCGAACGAACCTACCGTCTCCTGCACGACGCCGTCGCGGGAAAAGCGCCTGCGGCCTTTGCCGTCCCCGAAACCGGCGGAAGGCCGCACCTCTCCCCTGTTCCCCCGCCTCCTCCGCTTCCCTCCGGAACAGGCGAGGACACAGCCCTCCCCCGCCTTCCCGGGGATGCCTCTTTGAAGTGGGGCGAAGCGCCGACGATGCACGACGCCGTGCGCCGGGTGTTTCTCTCCCTTCGAGAAAGCCGTGCCGAAGAGCGTCGCACCCGCCTCCTCCGCCGCCTCGAAGAGCGCGGGGAATTCCTCGCGCGCCAAAGGCAAGAACTCGAACGCATCGTCCGCGAAGGCGAGGAAGCGGAGCGCGAACGCGAAGCGGGGGAACTCCTCCTCGCATACGCAGCGCACGTACCGCCGGGCGCCGCGTCCGTCCTTCTCCCGCCCCCGGGGGAGGGCGGAGAACCCCGAGAAATTCCGCTCGACCCCACTCTCGACGCGGCAGGGAACGCCGCGCTCTACTTCACACGCTATCGAAAGAAGAAGAACGCCGCCCGCCACGCCGCCCAGAGGCTAAAAGATGTCCGCGCGGAGGAAGACTACCTCGCAAGCCTTCGCCTCGCACTTCTCACGGGAGACGAAAAGGACCTAAACGAAGTGGAGGAAGAAATGCGCGCCCAAGGGCTTTTGGGGAAGCGCGCATCCCGCCAGGCGGAGGCGGAGAAAGACCACCCGATTGCCGAAGGCGAAAAACCTAGGGGCGGGAAAAAGGGGGGGAGCCGAAAGTCGGAAGCCCTCCCCCAACCGTTGCGCCTCCGCTCTTCAACGGGGACGGAGATCTGGGTAGGACGAAACAACGCGCAAAACGACGCCCTCACCTTTCGTCTCGCCGACCGGCGCGACGTCTGGCTGCACGCCCGCGGGATTCCCGGCGCCCACGTCGTCGTCCGCTCTCCCGCCCCCGACCCCGCGACCTTGGAAGAAGCCGCCCTGCTCGCCGCATACTTCAGCACGGGCCGCGATTCCGGAAGCGTCGCCGTGGACGTTACCGACGTGCGTTCCGTGCGCAAGCCTCGGGGCGCCCGTCCCGGGTTTGTCACGTACCGTAACGAAAAAACGCTCCACGTCGCCGTGGACGTGGAGCGCGTACGGCGCCTCTTGGAACGCAGCGAGGAAAGCACCGGTTCCCGAACTTCTGCGCCACCGGAAGAGAACGCCCCCCGCGGGAAATCCGAGGAGTGA
- a CDS encoding aminopeptidase, translated as MGPNEELLRAYARLAVRKGVNLRSGQVLVLNAPVEARDFVSYLVEEAYLAGARYVLVNYGDDRVTRLRYLLAADEALDYFPRWMGEGYAQMAREGAAFLSIYAPDPDLLADIPASRVARGDKARREAFRNYYAYTMSDRARWSLISIPTPAWARKVFPGLSEGEAVEALWDAVLRISRVRPGDPLENWDRHRRNLERRVAYLNEKRYRKLHFRGEGTDLVVGLPEGHIWHGGGATDHEGIPFQPNIPTEEVYTMPHRLEVEGYVRNTKPLNVHGTLVDGFTLWFEGGRVVRFTAERGEETLRHLLDTDEGARHLGEVALVPVDSPVAQSGLLFYNTLYDENASCHLALGQAYPTTLQGGPDLSEDELLARGANRSLIHEDFMIGSPSLDVDGILPDGTREPLLRGGLWAFEV; from the coding sequence GTGGGACCTAACGAAGAACTGCTTCGGGCGTACGCGCGCCTCGCGGTGCGCAAAGGCGTAAACCTCAGATCCGGGCAAGTCCTCGTGCTCAACGCCCCCGTGGAGGCACGGGACTTCGTTTCCTACCTCGTGGAAGAGGCGTACCTCGCCGGTGCCCGGTACGTGCTCGTGAACTACGGAGACGACCGCGTGACGCGTCTTCGCTACCTTCTCGCCGCCGACGAGGCTCTGGATTACTTTCCCCGGTGGATGGGGGAGGGGTACGCGCAGATGGCGCGCGAGGGGGCTGCCTTTCTTTCGATTTACGCACCGGATCCGGACCTTCTCGCGGACATTCCCGCATCCCGCGTCGCCCGTGGAGATAAGGCACGGCGCGAAGCCTTTCGCAACTACTACGCGTACACGATGAGCGACCGGGCGCGGTGGTCGTTGATCTCCATCCCGACGCCCGCCTGGGCGAGGAAGGTCTTCCCCGGCCTTTCGGAAGGGGAGGCCGTAGAGGCGCTTTGGGACGCCGTTCTTCGGATCTCCCGCGTTCGGCCCGGCGATCCTTTGGAAAACTGGGACCGCCACCGCCGGAACCTCGAGCGGCGGGTCGCCTACCTAAACGAGAAGCGCTACCGCAAGCTTCACTTTCGCGGTGAGGGGACCGATCTCGTCGTCGGACTCCCCGAAGGTCACATCTGGCACGGCGGCGGGGCGACGGACCATGAGGGAATCCCCTTTCAGCCGAATATCCCCACGGAAGAAGTGTACACGATGCCGCACCGGCTCGAGGTAGAGGGATACGTGCGGAACACGAAGCCGCTCAACGTCCACGGGACGCTTGTAGACGGCTTTACTTTGTGGTTTGAGGGTGGGCGCGTCGTCCGCTTTACGGCGGAACGCGGGGAAGAGACCTTGCGCCACCTCCTGGATACCGACGAGGGCGCGCGCCATCTGGGCGAAGTGGCTTTGGTACCTGTGGATTCTCCCGTAGCCCAAAGCGGGCTTCTCTTCTACAACACGCTGTACGACGAAAACGCCTCCTGCCACCTCGCCCTCGGCCAGGCATACCCGACGACCCTTCAAGGAGGACCGGACCTTTCCGAAGACGAACTGCTCGCGCGGGGTGCCAACCGAAGTCTCATCCACGAGGACTTCATGATCGGAAGCCCCTCGCTCGACGTCGACGGAATCCTCCCCGACGGTACGCGGGAGCCGCTCCTTCGCGGGGGACTTTGGGCTTTCGAAGTCTAA
- a CDS encoding toprim domain-containing protein — MQKVIIVEGKTDQRRLEEVLAEPVTFLLTHGTLGEEELLRRLLPYEREDVYIFVDADEPGNRLRRLLGRWFPRAKHLYTRKIYREIAHTPLAYLARVLDEAHFAVREEWLLAWERKVNGKERGRRRRRGRNRHFDEEEGSEGRGT, encoded by the coding sequence ATGCAGAAGGTGATCATTGTCGAGGGCAAGACGGACCAGCGGCGGCTCGAAGAAGTTCTCGCGGAACCGGTGACCTTCCTCCTCACGCACGGAACGTTGGGGGAAGAAGAACTCCTCCGGCGCCTTCTTCCGTACGAGCGAGAGGACGTGTATATTTTTGTCGATGCCGACGAGCCGGGCAACCGCCTCCGCCGTCTCCTCGGTCGGTGGTTTCCGCGGGCCAAGCACCTGTACACGCGCAAGATTTACCGGGAAATCGCCCACACCCCCCTTGCCTACCTCGCCCGCGTGCTCGACGAGGCACACTTTGCCGTGCGTGAGGAGTGGCTTTTGGCCTGGGAACGGAAGGTCAACGGGAAGGAACGGGGCAGGCGACGGAGGAGGGGGCGGAACCGCCATTTCGACGAAGAAGAAGGGAGCGAAGGACGTGGGACCTAA
- the thpR gene encoding RNA 2',3'-cyclic phosphodiesterase: MVLSENSRSKPESERMFVAVPVPASVRVHLAARTDHLLRTFPFQTTVHPQDYHITLLFLGDVPTARVAELRMVLGEAVRPLPSFRLSLGSLGTFGPEAHPTVLYVRIAGEAEKLADLARRVRTAAERLGFTGDRKPFVAHLTLARRYRGVKPYSPADAARIWGPGDDGTITSFAVDEVILFASHLGRRPMYEPRAAFPLEG, encoded by the coding sequence ATGGTTCTCTCGGAAAACTCCCGATCGAAACCCGAGAGCGAGCGCATGTTCGTCGCCGTGCCCGTCCCGGCGTCCGTGCGCGTGCACCTCGCCGCCCGAACAGACCACCTCCTCCGCACCTTCCCCTTTCAGACGACCGTGCACCCTCAAGATTACCACATTACGCTCCTCTTCCTGGGAGACGTCCCGACCGCACGGGTTGCCGAACTCCGTATGGTGCTCGGCGAGGCCGTCCGCCCCCTTCCTTCCTTTCGCCTCTCCCTCGGATCGCTCGGCACCTTCGGACCGGAGGCGCACCCTACCGTCCTCTACGTACGGATTGCAGGAGAGGCGGAAAAACTCGCCGACCTCGCCCGCCGCGTACGTACGGCAGCAGAACGCCTAGGTTTCACAGGGGATCGAAAGCCCTTCGTCGCCCACCTCACCCTCGCCCGACGCTACCGCGGGGTGAAGCCCTACTCCCCCGCGGATGCCGCAAGGATTTGGGGACCGGGGGACGACGGCACGATCACGAGCTTTGCCGTAGACGAAGTGATCCTCTTCGCCTCTCACCTTGGCCGCCGCCCGATGTACGAGCCGCGGGCCGCATTTCCCCTCGAAGGATAG
- a CDS encoding MFS transporter, translating to MPAVGLIGFVLFLAFSGFGMVIPVLPSLVEEAGAAPYHLGYLLGIYSLVSFLMAPVWGTLSDRWGRNRVIFIGLLGFGLSFWLFGMFVHDLVWMYVSRILGGLFSGAAIASSMAYLADATEDEARTRAMGIAGMSIGLGFVFGPAIGGILGHAQASFPFYAAAILSWFAALLVLARLPVVAPRHGGHVVTGFGAALRLLRGRTGYLLVLTFLVTFSLAGLESTVAFYAMRTFGATRYELGILFTFVGLVTAFTQGALVSKVREGQETRAIALGLLVSALGFYLIVFTGSLFSAILFVSVFALGNSLVRPIVLSLLTRVTRVAQGATSGANTAMDSLGRVLGPVVGGYLFTWEPRAPFFAGVLYSLVGLVVLYLFMRRSASEEGTPASRRS from the coding sequence GTGCCGGCCGTGGGTTTGATCGGGTTCGTCCTCTTCCTCGCCTTTTCCGGTTTCGGGATGGTGATCCCCGTGTTGCCCTCGCTCGTCGAGGAGGCCGGGGCCGCACCGTACCACTTGGGATACCTCCTGGGGATCTACTCCCTTGTTTCCTTCCTCATGGCCCCGGTGTGGGGGACCCTTTCCGACCGCTGGGGCCGCAACCGCGTGATCTTCATAGGCCTTTTGGGCTTTGGCCTCAGCTTCTGGCTTTTCGGGATGTTCGTCCACGACCTCGTCTGGATGTACGTCTCACGCATCTTGGGGGGCCTCTTCTCGGGGGCGGCGATCGCCTCGAGCATGGCCTACCTCGCCGATGCCACGGAAGACGAGGCGCGCACGCGGGCCATGGGGATTGCCGGAATGTCCATCGGGCTTGGGTTCGTCTTCGGTCCCGCGATCGGGGGGATCCTTGGCCACGCTCAGGCCTCTTTCCCGTTCTACGCCGCGGCGATTCTCTCTTGGTTTGCGGCGCTCCTCGTCCTTGCGCGGCTTCCCGTCGTCGCCCCGCGACACGGCGGACACGTGGTCACGGGATTCGGCGCGGCCCTCCGCCTCCTAAGGGGCCGCACGGGGTACCTCCTCGTCCTCACCTTCCTCGTCACCTTTTCCCTCGCCGGACTTGAGAGCACCGTCGCCTTTTACGCGATGCGCACCTTTGGAGCGACACGCTACGAGTTAGGCATCCTCTTCACCTTTGTCGGGCTCGTGACGGCCTTCACCCAGGGTGCCCTCGTTTCCAAGGTTCGGGAAGGACAAGAAACGCGGGCGATCGCCTTGGGGTTGCTCGTAAGCGCCCTCGGGTTTTACTTGATCGTATTTACGGGAAGCCTTTTCTCCGCGATTCTTTTCGTCTCCGTCTTTGCGCTGGGCAATTCGCTCGTGCGCCCGATCGTCCTCTCCCTCCTCACGCGGGTCACGCGCGTGGCGCAAGGAGCTACGAGCGGGGCGAACACGGCGATGGACAGCCTCGGGCGTGTCCTCGGACCGGTCGTCGGAGGCTACCTGTTCACGTGGGAACCGCGGGCGCCGTTTTTTGCCGGCGTTTTGTACTCGCTCGTAGGTCTGGTCGTGCTATACCTTTTCATGCGGCGGAGCGCCTCGGAGGAAGGGACTCCGGCCTCACGTCGCTCCTAA